Genomic segment of Aliiroseovarius sp. M344:
CGACTACGTGGCCGACTTTGTCGCCGGCATCTCGCGCCTCAAAGTGGTGCATGCCCATGCTGTTATGCAGCCGCTCGCAGCCTATGTCAGCACCAGCGGCCCTATCGCCGCGGATGGGCCACGGGTCGCGGAAAGCGAAACCCTTAGCAATCTTATCAACTTGGCGATCGACGACGAAAAACCGATCGTTGTTCAGTCGGACGGAAAAGACCTGGGTGTTATTACCCGCGCCGACCTTCTGCGCACCGTGATCGAAGGGACTGAAGTATCATGAGTGATCTTGATGACTTGGGCGTTAACCCGCTGGAAGATACTGAAAGTGAAGCCGCTCTGGCTTATGCGGAAGAACGGCGCGAAAACATCCGCACCTTCGTTCGCACCAGCCCCGATTACTACATTCGCAACTTCGACAAGATCGGCGCTTCGTCCCGGTTTACCGCCACATTCAACCTGATGGCTGGCCTGTTTGGTCCGATCTGGTTTGGCGCGCGCGGGCTGTGGTCTTGGGCCCTGCCTTTCCTGATCCTTGAGACCCTTGCCTTTGTGCAAATTGCGCGCGGTCTTTTCGGCGATCTGGCCGCAGATGCCATGGCCCGCATTGCCTCGATCGAAGGCACGCTTGAACTGCGCCGCGAACAACTTGCTGCCGCCATCGAAAGCAACTCCGAGAAAATCGATGTCTATCGCCGCACCGTCGAGTCGCTGGAAGAAAACATCGGCGGCATCCGTGCCGAGGCCGAAACCTTGGCCGCCGAAGGCCCGATGATTGTGCTTACGGGCATCATCATCTTGCTGATCGCCAAGGCGGCACAGTCACTGGTTGCCAACTGGGCGCTCGAAGCGCGGTTTTCTGATTGGCTGTCCGACCGCTCGGTCCGCTCTGCCATGCCGGTAACGCATATTGTATTCAGTGCCGTCTTTATGGCGCTGATCGTCGCGGCCGCCATGCTTCACTACAGCTTTCCAGGCCGTTTTTCGCTGCTCAGCCATTTCCCCACCGACCCCGACATCCGCCTGACCAGTATCTCTTGGGTCGAAGATTTTATCGCCTGGTGTGTGCGCAACTCGGAGGCTTTCTTCGATGGTCTGACATTCGGTATCCGCGCGCTGCTTGATGCTCTTGAAGTCATACTCGTCCAGACCCCGTGGATCGTGATCGCCAGCTTGATCGTGCTGCTGACTTGGCTCACCGCTGGCATACGCACGGCCATCTACTCGGGCGCTTTCCTCGCCTATATGGGCCTTCTGGGCTTTTGGGAGGGTGCAATGACGACGCTTGCATTGCTGGGTACCGCAGCCTGCCTATCGATTGTGATCGGCATTCCACTGGGCATGTTCGCCGCCCGCCGCCCGCGATTTTACAGCTTCATTCAGCCGATCATGGATTTCATGCAGACCATGCCTGCCTTTGTCTTCATGGTGCCCGTGATTGCGTTCTTTGGCGTCGGAAAACCAGCCGCGGTTGTGGTTACGATGATCTTTGGCGGTACCCCCGTCGTACGGCTGACTGTGCTGGGTTTGCGCGGTGTGCCTGAAAGCGTACGCGAAGCGGCGATCAGCTTTGGTGCAAACAAATGGTATCTGTTGACCAAGGTCGATCTGCCTTTGGCCAGCCCGTCAATCCGCGCAGGCATCAACCAGACCATAATGCTGTCGTTGGCCATGGTCGTCGTTGCCTCGTTGATCGGTGCCAAAGGGCTGGGTGAGGATGTTCTGGAAGCGCTGCAATATGCCAATGTCGGTCAGGGTATTCTCGCCGGATTCTCGATCTTGTTCTGTGCCATGATCCTTGATCGCATCGTTCAGGGGGGACGCAAATGAACCCAGTTGTCTTTGTTCATGGGTTTATGGGTGGCAGTCGACAATGGCAGGGGCAAATCGACTCTGACGCTGGATATGAGGTCATAAGTCTGGATTTGCCGGGATATGGCGAGAACGCGCAAAGCGAGGCCCTCGACAGCATTGCCAGCTATGCTGAATGGGCGCTGGACGAACTGAGCGCGCGCGGCGTCGAGCGATTCAACTTGGTTGGCCATTCGATGGGCGGGATGGTCGCGCAAGAAATGGTCGTACAAACCCCGGACCGCGTTGACCGGCTCGTACTCTACGGCACTGGCGCCACAGGGGTCCTGCCGGGCCGGTTCGAGACCATCTGCACGTCCAAACGCCGCGCGCTTGCAGATGGGCCGCAAACTACAGCCAGACGGATCGCGGCGACCTGGTTTCTTGAGCGGGAAGAAGCTCCTGGTTATGAGGCCTGCGCCGCGATTGCTGAACAATGCAGACTTCAGGCTATGCTCAATGGGCTCGATGCAATGGAAAACTGGAGCGGTGTCGAGCGCCTAGAAGATATCAAGGCCAAAACACTGGTCATCTGGGGCGACCGTGATCGCACCTACCCCTGGTGCCAGACCGAACAATTGTGGAAATCTATCTCCAACGCGAACCTTTCTGTGCTGCCAGGTTGCGCCCATGCCGCGCACTTGGAAAAGCCGGAGCTGTTCAACAAAATCTTGGGGGATTTCTTTTCAGCCTGATGACGCGTCGAATGGCGTGCGTTGCATCCGAAGTCCAGACCGAGTCCGCTCGTCCAGAACTTGACCGTGCCGCGAATATCATTTGTGCAAAACCTGAAAGACATCAAGCCCGGCTTCAAGCGCTGCCCTTACGCCTTCGGGAGAATCCTCAAACACGACGGTTTCGGTTGTCGAAAATCCCAAGCGCTCCGTCGCCAACAAGAAAATTTCCGGCGCCGGTTTCGGCGCAACATTGTCAGAGATAGAAACGACAACGTCAAAAAATTTCAGCAAGCCAGTTGCGCGAAGGGACGCAGTTGCAACCTCGAATTCAGCGTTTGTCCCGATGGCCATTGGAACCGACTGATCCAACGCCTGCGCCAATTTAAAAGTTTCGTCAATCGACGAGACTGAAGGACTTAGTTCAATGAAATTTTCAATGCTTTGTCTGATCGCCAAGGCAACGTCGAACCCACCCTGAACGTCGGCCGAAAAGGCAGCGAAAAGGGATTTTCGGTCAAGGCCCGTTCGCGCAAAGTACCAGTCGCGGTCCATGTCTTGACCTTGAGCCTGAACGGCAGCCTGAAATGACTTAAAATGCACCTCGCTGCTTTCGACAAGTGTGCCATCAAGGTCCAGAATGACGGCCCGATAGCCACCCGCCATGATCTCTGAGTACCAGCTTTCTGATGACACAGACCGCTGCGTGCCCCTCGCATGGAAAATGCTATCCATCATGGTGCGCTCTTTGAGGCGCTCGGAATAGATCAGTCTGGACTGTCACGCTTTCTCCCTAATTGAAAAGCTGATCGGTTAGCTGAAACAGATAGCAGGCAACCATGGCTATGTCGCCGCAATCGTGCATCTCCAGCTTAGAGGGTCAAGATATCCCTTCAGCCCATTTTTGGTCTCGTTCATCTGCAGATAGGGGTGGGGTCTACGAATTCTTTCGTAGGTGCGTAAATCGAGATCCCAACAAAAACTTATATTTTTCCGATGCTTATAGATTCTTGGCCCTGTGCGAATTTTGGATCAGTATCTTTTTGTTAGGTCAAATTGAAAAACCGGCGCTATCATCGCCCTCTAAATCCAATTCATTGGGGGGACCATCATAATGATCAAATTCAATAACTTGGCTGGCGCATCAGCCCTTGCAGTCTTCGCTACAGCAGGTGCGGCTTCGGCTGACGACCTGACATTCTACTGCTCTGCACAAGAAGACTGGTGCCAGTTGATGGCCAACAGTTTTCAGGACGCGACCGGAATCGATGTTGCGATGACGCGCAAGTCGTCAGGGGAAACGTTTGCACAAATCAAGGCGGAAAGCTCGAACCCACGCGGCGACGTTTGGTGGGGCGGCACGGGTGACCCCCATCTTCAAGCAGCTGAAGAAGGTTTGACGGCAGAATACATGTCACCAATGCGCGACCAACTGCATCCTTGGGCTATTAGCCAAGCGGAAAGTGCTGGCAACAGAACCATCGGGATTTACTCTGGCGCACTGGGCTACGGCTATAACACCGATCTGTTGGCTGCCAACAATTTGCCAACCCCTGCCTGTTGGGAAGACCTGCTCAAGCCAGAATTCAAAGGCCACGTACAGATGGCAAACCCAAACTCATCTGGCACCGCATACACAACGCTTGCGACGATGGTGCAGCTGTTTGGCGAAGAAGAAGGCTTTGAGTTTATGGCCGGCCTGCATGCCAACATAAACCAATACACCAAGTCAGGCTCTGCGCCGATCAAGGCTGCAGGCCGTGGTGAAAACACCATCGGTATCGTGTTTATGCATGATGCGGTGAAGCAAGCCGTCAGCGGCTTCCCGATTAACGTCGTGGCACCATGCGAAGGCACAGGTTATGAAATCGGGTCTATGTCGATCATCGAGGGCGCTCGGAACATGGACAGCGCGAAAGCGTTTTACGATTGGGCACTAAGTGCCGAAGCTCAGAACCTCGCGTTGGAGGTTAGTGCGTTTCAAGTGCCATCAAATGTGAATGCAAAGACATCAGAGAGCGCGCCGGACATGAGCACGATCAAGTTGATCGACTATGATTTCCGCACCTATGGCTCGTCTAACACACGTCAGCGCCTTCTGAAACGATGGGATGATGAGGTGTCGGTCCTGCCGCAGTAACCATGCGTCAGGTCACGTCCGATAAAGCGACCAACCCGGTTTTGATCTTCTGGATCATTGCCGGGTTAGCTGGCTTTTTTATCCTTCCCTGGTACGGGATCGAGGACTTTTTCCGCTTTGAATGGCTTGTCGATGGCTATCCATTCGATAGCGACTACGCCCCCGGAATCTTCTTGATCGGGCAAGGGGAAAAGCTTTGGCTGGCCCCGCTGATCGCGCCGTTGCTTGCCCCGATAGCCGTTCTGAAAAAAAGTAAATCAGACCCGATCTATGCACAGGTTCTTATCCTTGCAGGCGCATTTGGCTTTGGTTGGTTGGTTCTGCAGGGCTTTTCCATTGGTATTCGAGGTTGGAATTTCGGCTGGGCGACGGCCTTGTTTGGCGAATTGGACGATCGGCAATATGGCATGGGCTATGGCGCACTGATCAGCGCCGCTGCGTTCCTTTTCATCTTCACGCAGGGCCTTGCTGCACGGGGGGCCATCAACGGCGATGTCTTTGTTGTAAGCTCTATCGGCGGCGTCGTTGTGATCGTCACGGCTTTCGTGTTTTTCCCTATCGCCAAGATGTTGACCGCTGCGTTTATCACACAAGACGGGGGCTATTCTGTCGCCGTCTTCTTTTCCAAGTTTTTTGACGACAGGTTGTGGGGACTAAGTTGCCTGACAGGTGGACGATGTGGCGTCGCCTGGAACTCTTTGTTCCTTGCGGTATGCGTTGGTCTTATCACGACCATCCTTGGACTGGTTTTCGCTTTGGTCGTGACCCGGTCTGGGTTCCGCTTCAAACGCGGTTTGCGCGCCTTGACGGTGTTGCCGATCATCACGCCTCCCTTTGTGATTGGCTTGGCGTTGATACTGTTGTTCGGCCTTTCCGGAACAGTGACCGTATGGGTCTCAGATCTTTTAGGGGTGCAACCGACGCGTTGGTTATACGGACTGCCCGGCATCTTGATTGCACAAACACTGGCCTTCACACCGATCGCCTTTCTGGTGCTGATTGGCGTGGTCGAAGGCGTCTCTCCGTCAATGGAGGAAGCAGCACAAACCTTGCGCGCAACCAAGTGGCAAGTTTTCAAGACAGTGTCTTTACCGCTCATGCGGCCGGGCTTGGCCAATGCTTTTTTGCTGGGCTTTATTGAAAGCATGGCGGATTTTGGCAACCCGTTGGTGTTGGGTGGCAACTACGATGTGCTTTCAACCGAGATCTTCTTTGCCATTGTAGGCGCGCAATATGATCAAGGCCAAGCGGCCGTGCTGGCGATGGTTCTGCTGTTCTTTACGCTTGGAGCTTTCTACGCGCAGCGCCGCTGGTTGGGCAAAAAAAGTTATACGACGGTATCGGGCAAAGGCGACAGCGGCGTGCATCCTCATATGCCAACGGCGCTTTCACTACCTGTACTTGCAATCGCCATGATCTGGGCCGCGTTTACAATTGTTGTCTATCTGATGATCTTCTACGGCTCAGTTGTTGAGCTTTGGGGCGTGAACAACACCCTGACGTTAAAACATTATGGCACAGCCTTCTCGCTTCGCATTGAAGAAGAGGGCATCCGCTGGACCGGAGCAGCATGGGATAGTTTCTGGACCACCCTCAAGATTGCGGGGATTGCAGCACCGCTGACGGCTGTCGTTGGCCTCATCACCGCATATTTGCTGACACGCCAGACATTTGCTGGCAAAAATGCGTTTGAATTCGGGACTATGCTGTCCTTTGCCATTCCGGGCACGGTTATCGGTGTCAGCTATATTCTGGCGTTCAACGTCCCCCCGATTGAGATCACCGGCACCGGTATCATCCTTGTCGTCAGCTTCATTTTCCGCAACATGCCTGTCGGTGTGCGTGCAGGTATTGCCAGCATGTCACAGCTCGATAAATCTCTGGATGAAAGCTCGCTGACCCTTGGCGCAAATTCTTGGCAAACGTTCCGCCGGGTGATCCTTCCGCTGCTGCGCCCCGCCATTCTTGCAGCACTGGTTTACAGTTTCGTCAGAGCGATGACGGCGATCTCTGCCGTGATCTTCCTTGTCTCTGCTGAATACAATATGGCGACGAGCTACATCATTGGCAGAGTTGAAAATAACGACTACGGCCTTGCGATTGCTTATTCCACCACGCTGATCTTTGTCATGTTGTGCGTTGTTCTGGCGATGCAGCTCATCGTTGGCCGCACCAAGATCGGGCGGCGCATGACCCAGTCACGCACCAATGTTTAGGGAACCAAAGACATGAGCATCAATGCAAAAGCGGCGCCCGTCAGTTTCCGCAATGTCACAAAGGTCTACGGCAAAGATGTCGTCGCCGTTGACGACATAAATTTGGAAATCGAAGCAGGTAAACTGGTTACACTGCTGGGGCCGTCTGGGTGCGGCAAGACCACAACCCTGCGGATGATTGCGGGGCTCGAGATTGCAACGCGCGGGTCAATTTTTATCGGTGAACAAGATGTCACCCTGCTGCCCGCGACAGATCGCGACGTCTCTATGGTGTTCCAGTCTTATGCGCTTTTCCCTCATATGACGGTGATGGAAAACGTCTCTTACGGGTTGGGGTTTTCGGGATTTGATAAGTCGGAAATACAGGACCGTGCCCAACATGGGCTTGATCTGGTGGGCCTGAAGGGCTTCGGCAATCGCCTGCCGTCAGAATTGTCAGGCGGACAGCAACAGCGTGTGGCCGTCGCGCGGGCGCTTGTGTTGGAGCCTCAGGTGCTGTTGTTTGATGAACCTCTGTCGAACCTCGATGCGAAACTACGTCGACAGGTTCGCGAAGATATTCGCGACATCCAGAAAAACCTTGGCTTGACTGTCGTCTACGTCACTCATGATCAAGAAGAAGCATTGGCAGTCTCGGACGAGATCGTGGTCATGCGGAACGCGTCCATCGCGCAGGTCGGCCATCCAAGGGAACTTTACGACGCGCCAGCCGACCGGTTTGTTGCCGATTTCATCGGCGAGGCGAATATCATTCCGTGTGAGATCACCAGTGTTCAGGGCGATGTCGCTCACATCCGTATGGGCGATCTGGCGCATCAACTGCCTGCACGCGGGCTTGCCCCTGGACCGGCGAACCTCGCTGTGCGCCCAACACGGTTTAAGCTCGGTGTTTCTGAAGGGCTGGCAATGAACGTGGCAAAAGCGACCTATGTGGGCAGTCGGATGGAATACACTTTGGAAGCCAGCTTCGGTCAGGTCTTTGTTGTCAGCGAAGATGTCGACACGCCGCTTTCAGCGGGTGCAAATGTGACGGTGGGTTTGGATTCTGTTGGCCCGGTCCTCTTACCAGAAGATTAATCGCCAAAGGCGGTGTCTGCGATGCGG
This window contains:
- a CDS encoding iron ABC transporter permease, which encodes MRQVTSDKATNPVLIFWIIAGLAGFFILPWYGIEDFFRFEWLVDGYPFDSDYAPGIFLIGQGEKLWLAPLIAPLLAPIAVLKKSKSDPIYAQVLILAGAFGFGWLVLQGFSIGIRGWNFGWATALFGELDDRQYGMGYGALISAAAFLFIFTQGLAARGAINGDVFVVSSIGGVVVIVTAFVFFPIAKMLTAAFITQDGGYSVAVFFSKFFDDRLWGLSCLTGGRCGVAWNSLFLAVCVGLITTILGLVFALVVTRSGFRFKRGLRALTVLPIITPPFVIGLALILLFGLSGTVTVWVSDLLGVQPTRWLYGLPGILIAQTLAFTPIAFLVLIGVVEGVSPSMEEAAQTLRATKWQVFKTVSLPLMRPGLANAFLLGFIESMADFGNPLVLGGNYDVLSTEIFFAIVGAQYDQGQAAVLAMVLLFFTLGAFYAQRRWLGKKSYTTVSGKGDSGVHPHMPTALSLPVLAIAMIWAAFTIVVYLMIFYGSVVELWGVNNTLTLKHYGTAFSLRIEEEGIRWTGAAWDSFWTTLKIAGIAAPLTAVVGLITAYLLTRQTFAGKNAFEFGTMLSFAIPGTVIGVSYILAFNVPPIEITGTGIILVVSFIFRNMPVGVRAGIASMSQLDKSLDESSLTLGANSWQTFRRVILPLLRPAILAALVYSFVRAMTAISAVIFLVSAEYNMATSYIIGRVENNDYGLAIAYSTTLIFVMLCVVLAMQLIVGRTKIGRRMTQSRTNV
- a CDS encoding ABC transporter permease subunit; amino-acid sequence: MSDLDDLGVNPLEDTESEAALAYAEERRENIRTFVRTSPDYYIRNFDKIGASSRFTATFNLMAGLFGPIWFGARGLWSWALPFLILETLAFVQIARGLFGDLAADAMARIASIEGTLELRREQLAAAIESNSEKIDVYRRTVESLEENIGGIRAEAETLAAEGPMIVLTGIIILLIAKAAQSLVANWALEARFSDWLSDRSVRSAMPVTHIVFSAVFMALIVAAAMLHYSFPGRFSLLSHFPTDPDIRLTSISWVEDFIAWCVRNSEAFFDGLTFGIRALLDALEVILVQTPWIVIASLIVLLTWLTAGIRTAIYSGAFLAYMGLLGFWEGAMTTLALLGTAACLSIVIGIPLGMFAARRPRFYSFIQPIMDFMQTMPAFVFMVPVIAFFGVGKPAAVVVTMIFGGTPVVRLTVLGLRGVPESVREAAISFGANKWYLLTKVDLPLASPSIRAGINQTIMLSLAMVVVASLIGAKGLGEDVLEALQYANVGQGILAGFSILFCAMILDRIVQGGRK
- a CDS encoding ABC transporter substrate-binding protein, with the translated sequence MIKFNNLAGASALAVFATAGAASADDLTFYCSAQEDWCQLMANSFQDATGIDVAMTRKSSGETFAQIKAESSNPRGDVWWGGTGDPHLQAAEEGLTAEYMSPMRDQLHPWAISQAESAGNRTIGIYSGALGYGYNTDLLAANNLPTPACWEDLLKPEFKGHVQMANPNSSGTAYTTLATMVQLFGEEEGFEFMAGLHANINQYTKSGSAPIKAAGRGENTIGIVFMHDAVKQAVSGFPINVVAPCEGTGYEIGSMSIIEGARNMDSAKAFYDWALSAEAQNLALEVSAFQVPSNVNAKTSESAPDMSTIKLIDYDFRTYGSSNTRQRLLKRWDDEVSVLPQ
- a CDS encoding ABC transporter ATP-binding protein, with translation MSINAKAAPVSFRNVTKVYGKDVVAVDDINLEIEAGKLVTLLGPSGCGKTTTLRMIAGLEIATRGSIFIGEQDVTLLPATDRDVSMVFQSYALFPHMTVMENVSYGLGFSGFDKSEIQDRAQHGLDLVGLKGFGNRLPSELSGGQQQRVAVARALVLEPQVLLFDEPLSNLDAKLRRQVREDIRDIQKNLGLTVVYVTHDQEEALAVSDEIVVMRNASIAQVGHPRELYDAPADRFVADFIGEANIIPCEITSVQGDVAHIRMGDLAHQLPARGLAPGPANLAVRPTRFKLGVSEGLAMNVAKATYVGSRMEYTLEASFGQVFVVSEDVDTPLSAGANVTVGLDSVGPVLLPED
- a CDS encoding alpha/beta fold hydrolase yields the protein MNPVVFVHGFMGGSRQWQGQIDSDAGYEVISLDLPGYGENAQSEALDSIASYAEWALDELSARGVERFNLVGHSMGGMVAQEMVVQTPDRVDRLVLYGTGATGVLPGRFETICTSKRRALADGPQTTARRIAATWFLEREEAPGYEACAAIAEQCRLQAMLNGLDAMENWSGVERLEDIKAKTLVIWGDRDRTYPWCQTEQLWKSISNANLSVLPGCAHAAHLEKPELFNKILGDFFSA
- a CDS encoding HAD family hydrolase, which codes for MMDSIFHARGTQRSVSSESWYSEIMAGGYRAVILDLDGTLVESSEVHFKSFQAAVQAQGQDMDRDWYFARTGLDRKSLFAAFSADVQGGFDVALAIRQSIENFIELSPSVSSIDETFKLAQALDQSVPMAIGTNAEFEVATASLRATGLLKFFDVVVSISDNVAPKPAPEIFLLATERLGFSTTETVVFEDSPEGVRAALEAGLDVFQVLHK